From one Butyricimonas faecihominis genomic stretch:
- the glyA gene encoding serine hydroxymethyltransferase, which produces MKRDTQIFDLIDKECHRQKEGLELIASENFVSEQVMQAMGSCLTNKYAEGYPGARYYGGCQIVDQTEQLAIDRACQLFGAEFANVQPHSGAQANAAVFFACMKPGDTFLGLDLAHGGHLSHGSPVNLSGINYHPVAYHVKEETGMVDYDEMEQLALEHKPKLIVSGASAYSRDWDYKRMREIADKVGALLMCDMSHPAGLIAKGLLNNPMEYCHIVTTTTHKTLRGPRGGMILLPKDFPNPWGLKTPKGEIKMMSQVINFAVFPGQQGGPLEHVIAAKAVAFGEALSDEYTEYAKQMLANARAMAKAFVDKGYKVVSGGTDNHSMLIDLRTKFPELTGKKAENTLVKADITINKNMVPFDTRTPFSTSGLRVGTPAITTRGLKEEHMPIIVDMIDRVLSAPDDEAVIAQVKKEVNAMMSDRPMFAW; this is translated from the coding sequence TAATGCAGGCTATGGGATCTTGCCTGACCAATAAATATGCAGAGGGATACCCCGGGGCCCGTTATTACGGTGGTTGCCAAATCGTTGACCAGACGGAACAACTGGCTATCGACCGGGCTTGCCAGCTATTCGGTGCCGAATTTGCTAACGTGCAACCGCATTCCGGCGCACAAGCTAACGCTGCCGTGTTCTTTGCTTGCATGAAACCCGGCGACACGTTCTTAGGTCTTGACTTGGCTCATGGCGGTCACCTTTCACACGGATCACCCGTGAACCTTTCCGGTATTAACTATCACCCGGTAGCTTACCACGTGAAAGAAGAAACCGGGATGGTTGACTATGACGAGATGGAACAACTGGCTTTGGAACACAAACCGAAATTAATCGTGTCTGGAGCATCCGCTTATTCTCGCGATTGGGATTACAAACGTATGCGCGAAATCGCTGATAAAGTAGGTGCTTTGCTAATGTGCGATATGTCTCACCCTGCCGGATTGATTGCCAAAGGTTTGTTGAACAACCCGATGGAATATTGCCACATCGTGACAACCACCACTCACAAAACCCTTCGCGGACCTCGTGGGGGTATGATCCTTCTTCCGAAAGATTTCCCGAATCCTTGGGGATTGAAAACTCCGAAGGGAGAGATCAAGATGATGTCACAAGTGATCAACTTTGCCGTGTTCCCGGGCCAACAAGGTGGACCGCTTGAACACGTGATTGCCGCTAAAGCTGTTGCTTTCGGCGAGGCATTGTCTGACGAGTACACGGAATATGCAAAACAAATGTTAGCAAACGCCAGAGCGATGGCCAAAGCATTCGTGGACAAAGGTTATAAAGTGGTTTCCGGCGGTACCGACAACCATTCCATGTTGATTGACCTGAGAACCAAATTCCCGGAATTAACTGGTAAGAAAGCTGAAAACACGCTTGTTAAAGCTGACATCACAATCAACAAGAACATGGTTCCATTTGATACCCGCACCCCGTTCTCTACTTCAGGTCTTCGTGTAGGAACTCCGGCAATCACCACTCGTGGTTTGAAAGAGGAGCATATGCCTATCATCGTGGACATGATCGACAGAGTATTGAGCGCCCCGGACGATGAAGCCGTGATCGCACAAGTAAAGAAAGAAGTAAACGCCATGATGAGTGACAGACCTATGTTCGCTTGGTAA
- a CDS encoding NAD-dependent epimerase/dehydratase family protein: MKKRVLITGAAGNLGGLLARHLLKDEMLLHLLVHCKDVSQELKTKDNVNVFRADLAVRESLRDALNGVDTIVHFAGVLFKHNPEKFLKTTNTLYFKNLLDVAVQKGVKRVILISFPHVEGETTPNHPARGRLDGNPISMHARTRLEEERLLFEYGERSGFEPVALRVGMVYGKGILMIDAARWFSRHALLGVWRKPTCIHLISTDDFLEATRAAIMNEGVRGIYHVGDEGIQTLQEFLDEATKYWHTCRPWRMPLWMINTAARVFELVSRLFGVRSPLTIDFIRIGRVSYYGDTSRMRKELLPCLKYKNFREGLETL, from the coding sequence ATGAAAAAGCGAGTGTTGATCACCGGCGCCGCGGGAAATTTGGGAGGATTGCTCGCCCGTCATTTGTTGAAAGACGAGATGTTGTTGCATCTTCTCGTTCATTGTAAAGATGTAAGTCAGGAATTAAAGACGAAAGATAATGTGAACGTGTTCCGGGCGGATCTTGCTGTGCGGGAGAGTTTGAGGGATGCTTTGAATGGGGTCGATACTATCGTTCATTTTGCCGGGGTGCTTTTCAAGCATAATCCGGAAAAGTTTTTAAAGACGACAAATACCCTATATTTTAAAAATTTATTGGATGTGGCCGTTCAAAAAGGGGTAAAGCGGGTTATTTTAATTAGTTTCCCGCACGTGGAGGGTGAGACAACCCCGAATCATCCCGCTAGGGGAAGATTGGACGGAAATCCTATTTCGATGCATGCCCGGACTCGCTTGGAAGAGGAAAGGTTACTATTCGAGTATGGGGAGCGAAGCGGTTTTGAACCTGTCGCTTTAAGAGTCGGGATGGTTTACGGGAAAGGGATCTTGATGATTGATGCGGCCCGTTGGTTTTCTCGTCATGCCCTGCTGGGAGTTTGGAGAAAGCCTACTTGTATTCATTTGATCTCCACGGATGACTTTTTGGAGGCGACGAGGGCGGCAATCATGAATGAAGGGGTACGTGGAATTTATCATGTTGGGGATGAGGGTATTCAGACCTTGCAAGAATTCTTGGACGAGGCTACAAAATACTGGCACACGTGTAGGCCTTGGCGAATGCCTTTATGGATGATTAATACGGCGGCACGAGTGTTCGAGTTGGTTTCCCGACTGTTCGGGGTTAGAAGCCCGTTAACCATCGATTTTATTCGGATCGGGCGAGTGTCGTATTACGGGGATACTTCCCGGATGAGGAAGGAGCTATTACCTTGTTTAAAATACAAGAATTTTAGAGAAGGATTGGAAACACTATAA
- a CDS encoding GNAT family N-acetyltransferase gives MEIRSKQENFRLREWKLTDIDSLAKHINNVKIWNNVRDGLPYPYTMLDADKYIRMVQAQPYVQNFAIEVAGEAVGGVGIVPLTDVERLSAEVGYWLGEDYWGRGIMGEAVALLVDYVFRETGIIRLFASVYEYNPASMKVLEKVGFTRQAILRDAAIKNGRVIDMYYYDLVKREV, from the coding sequence ATGGAAATAAGAAGTAAACAGGAAAATTTTAGGTTACGGGAGTGGAAGTTGACGGATATAGACTCGTTAGCGAAACATATTAATAACGTGAAAATATGGAATAACGTGCGGGATGGACTTCCATACCCGTATACAATGTTGGATGCCGATAAGTATATCCGGATGGTACAAGCCCAGCCTTATGTCCAAAATTTTGCCATAGAGGTAGCGGGAGAGGCCGTGGGTGGGGTAGGGATCGTACCCTTGACTGATGTGGAGCGTCTTAGTGCGGAGGTCGGTTATTGGCTGGGTGAGGACTATTGGGGGCGGGGAATAATGGGCGAGGCTGTTGCGTTGCTGGTTGATTACGTGTTTCGGGAAACCGGAATTATTCGTTTGTTTGCCTCTGTTTACGAGTATAATCCTGCCTCGATGAAAGTGTTGGAAAAAGTTGGTTTTACCAGACAGGCTATTTTGCGTGATGCAGCGATTAAAAACGGACGGGTGATAGATATGTATTATTATGATTTAGTAAAGCGTGAGGTATGA
- the def gene encoding peptide deformylase, protein MKIVKLLLGVWVGLCFGACDKKSDFFTGEERERIGHSEEAGIMPLFLVTDRADSLFLRLQAKEFGKEDIETETFRVLRSRMLATVRDSLNEGVGIAAPQVGISRQLVAVQRLDKVGEPFEFYVNPEIVYFSQDSVLGEEGCLSIPDRTGAVYRSKEIIVRYRDELSFEWRQDTVREFTARIFQHEIDHLNGILYTDYLL, encoded by the coding sequence ATGAAAATAGTTAAATTATTACTTGGCGTGTGGGTAGGGTTATGTTTTGGGGCGTGTGACAAAAAATCGGATTTTTTTACCGGGGAGGAACGGGAACGTATCGGGCATTCGGAAGAGGCGGGAATCATGCCCCTGTTTCTTGTCACAGACCGGGCCGATTCATTGTTTTTGCGTTTACAGGCAAAGGAATTCGGGAAAGAAGATATCGAGACGGAAACTTTTCGTGTTTTAAGGTCACGTATGCTTGCTACCGTGAGGGATTCTTTGAACGAGGGAGTGGGTATTGCGGCTCCTCAAGTCGGTATATCACGTCAATTAGTTGCCGTGCAGCGTTTGGATAAAGTGGGAGAGCCTTTTGAATTTTACGTGAACCCGGAAATCGTTTATTTTTCTCAAGATTCAGTTTTAGGAGAGGAAGGTTGCTTGTCGATCCCGGATCGGACGGGGGCGGTATATCGGTCTAAAGAGATTATCGTGCGCTATCGGGATGAACTTTCTTTCGAGTGGAGACAAGATACGGTGAGAGAATTTACAGCCCGTATTTTTCAACATGAGATCGATCATTTGAATGGAATCCTGTACACAGATTATCTTCTGTAA